The genomic interval CGGGGATTGGCGCCCAGCGCGCAACCGATCGCCGCGCAGCGCTGCGCGAAACCGGTCAGCGCCGCCTCCTCGCCCTTGACCTGATGCTCGGCCCGTCCGACCGCGTCGGCGTTGACCGCCTCGGGAGAGTCGAGCACCAAGCGCGAGAGGTGATCGCCGTACTTGGCGGCGTAGGTCATGCCCACCCGCGCGCCGTTGCCGGTGCCGAGCAACGCGATCGTGTCCACCTGCCACTGCTTGCGCAACTGCTCGATGTCGTCGGCGGCGTGCGCGGCGTCGAAAGTGCCTTGATACGGCTGCAGGAAGTCCTGGCAGGCGATGGTGGCGTCCTGGCTCAGCTTGGCCATGGTGTCCACGGGATCGCCGCCGCCCGGGGCGAATTGGCCGTTGTCGGCCACCGCGCGGCGGGTCTCGAGGGTCATGCAGTCGATCGGCTGCGAGCTGCCCATGCCGCGACGGTCCACCGCGACGATCGGGTGCTCGGCCAGCACCGCGGCGGCCGGTCCGGCGGCGAGGCCCGCGATGGTGGCGGTCGAGGAACGATCGCTGCCGGAGGTCAGCACCAGCGGGGCGGCGTCGGCCGGAGTCTGCTGCAGCCGGGCCCGCACCGCGCCGTTGCGGAAGGTGCCGAGGATGGCGCCGCCCGCGTCGATCGGCGTCGAGTACTCGGCGCATTCGAGGATCACGCCCGCGGGCGGGGCGCCCAGACCCAGCAGATTGAAGGTCGGCACCGCGCAGTCGCGCCAGCTCAGATCGGTTTTGGGGGATTGCAGCGCGGGTGGCGCCGGTGCCGCCGAAGTGGTCGGCGCCCCGCCGCCGGCCTCGTGCGGTCGCTCCACCGCGACACCGGGCCGCTGCGAGGGCCCCGCGCCGCACGCGGCGACAGTGAGGAGAACCGTCAGCGATGACGTCGCCAGCAAGGCGGCCCGAGTCCAGCGCATGCGCTACAGCCTGCCAGGTCCGGCGCGCCGTTTCAGCCTTGGGTCGCGGCGCGCTCCCAACGGGTCAGCAGTGTGCCGTCGTCGTCGACGAGCACCTGCCGCAGCGCCATCGGGGTCGGCAACGCGTTGGGCGACACCGCGATTCGAGCCGCCGTACCCCCGACGAGCAGCGGAGACAGGGTCAGGCAGAGCTCGTCGGCGGCACCGGCCGAGATCAGCTCGCCGAACAGCGACGGCCCGCCCTCGCACAGCACCCGCAGCAGCCCGCGGGCGGCCAGGGCCGCGCGCAGGTCCGCGCCGGTGACCGTGGTGTCGCCCGCCTCGATCACCTCCGCGCCCGCCTCGGCGAGCAACCGCTTGCGCTGCGCGGGGGCGGCGGCGGTGGTGAACACCAGCGGCGCGCGCTTGGTGTCGGTGAACAACCGGCAGGCCGGATCCAGCGCAGCGCTCGCGCTGACGACCGCGATCGGCGGCGGCGCGCCGTCCCGTGCCCCGCCGAGGCCGTGCTGGTAGAGGCGGATGCGCCGGTGCGTATCGGTGCGGGCGCCGGCGTAGTTCTCCGCGCGGACGGTGCCCGCGCCGACCAGGATCACGTCGGCGAGGTCGCGCAGGAGCATGAAGACGTCGTGGTCGGAGCTCGTGCCCAGGGCCCCGGACCGCCCGTCCACCGTCACCGCGCCGTCGAGACTGGACACGAAGTTGATTCGGATCCACGGGAATCGGAGCCGGGCCGGATAGGCGTACAGCCGCACCAGGTCGTCCTTGGTGAGCGCTGTGAACTGGATCGCATTGGGAGCACGCTGCATAAGTTCCGATCACACCACGTCAGTACGCTACTCGGGTGCAACAACGCCTCGCCGATCGTCATCCGGAGGTTCCGGCCGATCAGCTCATCGCCCAGATGGTGCCGCCGCCCACCTTCGACGAGGTGAGCTTCGCCTCCTACATCCCGGATCCGAAGGAACCGACCCAGGCGGCGGCCGTGCAGAAGGCCGAGCAATTCGCCGGGAAGGTCGCGAAGATCCACGCGGCGGCCGGGAAGAAGACTCTGTTCGGGAAGAAGAAGCAGGTCGACGGGGCCGGGCTGTACCTCGACGGCGGGTTCGGCGTCGGCAAGACCCACCTGCTGGCCTCGATCTATCACGCCTCGCCCGCGCCGAAGTCGTTCGGCACCTTCGGGGAGGTCACCAATCTGGTCGGCGCGCTCGGCTTCACCAACGCCGTGGAGCGGCTGGCGGGCAACAGCGTGCTGTGCATCGACGAGTTCGAACTCGACGATCCCGGCGACACCATGCTGGTGTCGCGGCTGCTGACCGAGCTGACCGCGCGCGGCGTGTCGGTGGCGGCGACCTCCAACACCCTGCCGGATCAGCTGGGCGAAGGCCGGTTCGCCGCCCAGGACTTCCTGCGCGAGATCCGCAAGCTGGGTTCGCTGTTCGACGCCGTGCGCGTCGACGGCCCGGACTACCGCCACCGCGATCTGCCCCCGGCGCCCGAGCCGACCGCGCCCGATCGGCTCATCGAAAAGGCCGCGGCCACATCGGGTTCCACCCTCGACGATTTCGACGAGCTGCTGGCGCACCTGAGCACGCTGCACCCGTCCCGCTACGGCGCATTGGTCTCCGGCGTGTCGGCGGTGTTCGTGTCGAACGTGCACACCGTCACCGATCAGGCGGTCGCGCTGCGCGTGGTGGTCCTGGCCGACCGGCTCTACGACGCGGGCATCCCGGTCACCGTGTCGGGAGTGAAGCTGGACCGCATCTTCTCCGAGGAGATGCTCGGCGGCGGCTACCGCAAGAAGTACCTGCGCGCGATCTCGCGCCTGCTCGCGCTGTCGCGCTTCGAGGTACCTGCCTGAGCGGTCGTGGTTTTCGCTGCCTGCTCGAGCGGTCGCGATTCGCGCTGCCTGCTTGCGCGGGAATTCCTCCGCGCCCGGCAGTCCGCCGAGCAGACTCCATCACGACCAGCCGCCGGGTCGCGGTTTGCGGTGCCTGCTTGCGTGGTTGCGGTTAGTGGTGCCTGCTTGCGTGGTTGCGGTTAGTGGTGCCTGCTTGCGTGGTTGCGGTTAGTGGTGCCTGCTCGAGCGGTTGCGGTTCGGGGCGCTTGCTTGCGCGGTCGCCGTGCGAGGTACCTGCCTGAACGACTGACCAGTCGGCGTAAGGTGAGCGGTCGAGTTCGCCGACTCCGCCCGGGCGTCGGCCCGAGGATGGGAGCTGTCATGGTTCGTCGTTCGACCCGCGGCACGGCGGCGCTGGCCGTCGCCGCCACCCTCGCGTTCGGTCCCGTGGCGGGAACCGCGCCGGCCGCCGATCCGCCCGCCGCGACCGCCTCGGTCCTCGACGGCACCGCCGACCGCGCGCTGGCACTGCAGGGCGTGCAGAACGCCCGCGATCTCGGTGGCTACCGCACCGCCGACGGCCGCACGGTGGCGACGGGACTGGTGTTCCGCAGCGGCGAATTGAGCAAGGCCACCGACGCCGACCTGGCCGTGCTGACCGACAAGGGCGTGCGCGTCGACGCCGACCTGCGGACCACCTTCGAGCGCGCACTCGCACCGGACCGCGTGCCCGCGGGCGCCACGCAGCAGATCGTGGACATGATCGGGCAGGCTCCGCCGCAGGTCCTGGCCACCACGCTGACCGCCGGTCCGGATCTGTACCGCGCGTTCGTCACCGCGCCGGGCGCGAACGAGGCCGTCGCCGCGGTGCTGCGCGACGTGATCGATACTCGTGACGGCGCGGTGCTGTTCCATTGCACCGCGGGCAAGGACCGGACCGGCTGGGCGGCGGCGGTCCTGCTGACCCTCCTCGGCGTGGACCGCGACACGGTGAACTACGACTACCTGCTGTCCAACCACTACCGCAACGCCGATCCCGGCGACTCGCTCAACGGCGTCGTACTTCCGGCGCTCGACGCCGCCTTCGACCAGGTCGACCAGAGCTACGGCGGTTTCGACGACTACGTGCGCGACGGCCTGAAGCTGACCGACGACGACATCGCCGCGCTACGGGCGAAAATGCTGTCCTGACAACGACTTTCCCACTCCGCCGGACCATTCGTGTTGACACGGCAGCGGGCCGTGGCTATCTTTGTGTCCGGTATGGGAACTTTGTTGATCCTTCTGTAGTCGAATCCGACGCGTAGAGCCACGCTCCGCGTCGAATCCCGCACAGCTCAGACATTTCGGCTGATTCCTGCTGTGCGGGGTCCCATCGACATCCGGCGTTGCCGGAGACAGGAGGACTCGTATGCCTACCGCTGCGCAACTCACCCTTTCCGACGTCACCAAGCGCTACGACGACCGGCTGATCCTCGACCGGGTCTCACTGACCGTGAAGCCCGGCGAGAAGGTAGGCGTCATCGGCGACAACGGCGCCGGTAAATCCACCCTGCTGCGCCTGCTCGCCGGTGCCGAACACCCGGACAACGGTGCGGTGACGGTACAGGCCCCCGATGGACTCGGCTACCTGCCGCAGACCCTCGCCCTGCCCGAATCCGCCACCGTCGCCGCGGCGATCGACCACGCGCTGGCCGATCTGCGGGCCCTCGAGCGCCGCCTGCGCGCACTGGAGGCAGAGCTGGAACACGATGCGGCACAAGGCGACACGCTCGAGGAGCGGCTGGCCGCCTATGGCGAGCTGGTCACCCGCTTCGAGGCCCGGGGCGGCTACCTGGCCGACCAGCGGGTCGACGCGGCCCTGTCCGCGCTCGGCCTGCCCGGCCTGGACCGCGACCGCCCGCTGGGCGCCCTGTCCGGCGGTGAGCGGTCCCGGCTGGCGCTGGCGGCCACCCTCGCCGCCGCACCCGAACTGCTGCTGCTCGACGAGCCCACCAACGACCTGGACGACATCGCGGTCGCCTGGTTGGAGGAACACCTGCGGGCACACCGCGGCACGGTGGTCGCGGTCACCCACGACCGGGTGTTCCTCGAGCGCATCACCTCCACGGTGTTCGAGGTGGAGTCGGGCCGGATCACCCGGCACGGTAACGGCTATGCCGGGTACCTCGCCGCCAAGGCGGCCGAACGACGCAGGCAGCAGCTGGAATTCGAGCGCTGGCGCGCGGAGCTGGACCGCAACCGACGACTGGCGGAGTCCAATGTGGTTCGGCTGGAGGCTATCCCGCGCAAACTACCGCTGGCGGTGTTCGGGCACGGCTCGTTCCGGACGCGCGGGCGCGGGCACGGGGCGGTCGTGCGCATCCGCAATGCCAAGGAGCGGGTCGCCCGGCTGACCGCCGAACCCGTTGCCCCGCCGCCGGATCCGCTGCGGTTCACCGCCGCACCGCGCACAGCGCAGCGCGCACAGCCCCGCCTGGACACCGCCCCACAGCAGTCCCTCGTACAGCGGCCACTGGCAGGAGGTGCCGACGTTGATCGACAGCGATTCGATGGGCGCGCCGGCGAAAGCGCCGACGGTCCCGTGGCACTGTTGTCCGGCGTCGTAGTCGGCGATCGGCTGCGCGTGCCCGAGTTGCGGATCGAGCCGGGCGACCGGTTGGTGGTCACCGGGCCCAACGGCGCGGGCAAGACGACGCTGATGCGGTTGCTGGCAGGCGAATCGGCGCCGGACGCGGGCACCGTGACGGTCCGGGGCCGGGTCGGGCACCTGCGGCAGCAGCAGACGCCGTGGCCGGAGTCGTGGACCGTCCTGCGCGCCTACGCCGAGAGCCGCGACGGACATCCCGACGAGTATGCCGAGGAGTTGCTGTCGCTGGGGCTGTTTCGCCCCGGCGAACTCGGGCTGCGAATCGGGGAGCTGTCCTACGGGCAGCGGCGGCGGATCGAGCTGGCCCGGTTGGTCAGCGAGCCCGCCGATCTGCTGCTGCTGGACGAGCCCACCAACCACCTGTCACCGGCTCTGGTGGAGGAGCTGGAGCAGGCACTGGCGGGATACACCGGCGCGCTGGTGGTCGTCACCCACGACCGGCGGTTGCGCGCGGGACTGCCCGGCACGCGGATCACGGTGTGCGACGGCGTCGTTCAGAGCTCTCTCCGCATGACGTAGTCCTGGCAGAGCTGGGTGCCGACCGCGGTGGTCTTCGTGCCGACGGTGCGGAACCCGTGCTTGGCGTAGAAGCGCTGCGCGCGCTGGTTGTTCTGGTTGACCCCCAGCCAGACACCGGCGTAACCACCGCGCCGGGCATCGTCGACGGCCGCCTGCATCAAGGCCGTCGACACCCCGGCGCCGTGGTGGTCGGGCAGCACGTACAGCTTGTTGATCTCGATCATGGATTCGCCCATCGCCGCGGCCATCTCGGGCTCGGCGGGCGGCCCCGCCACCAGCATCGCGTACCCGACGATGGCGCCGCCCGCCACGGCCTTGAGCACCGTGCGGCCGGGATCGCTGAGGTAGTCGCCGAAGCGATCGCCCGACAGTATCCGGGCAATGAACGTGTCGATGTCCTCCGGCGCCAGTTCCGGCGGGCAGGCCAGCGGAAACGTCGCTGCCGCAACGTCACTCAGGGCTTCGGCGTCCCACAGACCGGCCCGATCGACGATGACTGGGATGTCGCTCATTCCTCCAGTACAGCACGACCGGTCGCGGGCGCTGACGGTTTGCCCGCCCGTGGACGCGGCTGGAAGAACCGCGCCGATACGATCAACGCCGCGGCGAACAGCAGCGGCAGCAGATAGGCGATCCGGTGGCTGGTCGCGTCGGCCACCCCGCCCACCACGCCGCCGCCGAACAGCGTGCCCGCGTAGTTGAACAGGTTGAGCCGGGCGATCAGCGCGTCCAGCCCGCGGCCGCCGGTGAGCCGGCCCGCCTCGCTGAAGCACAGCGGCGCGATCACCGGCAGTCCGATCCCGGCGACGAGGAAGCCCGCGATCGCCACCACCGGATCCGGCGCGAGAACCACCAGCGCCAGCCCGGCCGTCCCGATCGCCGCCGCCACCCGCACCACCGCCCGCGGCCCGAACCGGCGCACCCACAGATCACCCGTGAGCCGCCCGGCCAGCGACGCCCCCTGATAGGCCGCCAGCGCCAGCGCCGCCGTCGCCGAGGAGGAACGCAACTCGTCGCGCAGATACAACGCCGACCAGTTACCCACCGCCAGATCCACGGCGAAGACCAGCGCCATCGCCACACCGATCGCCAGATAGGCGCGCAGCGGAACCGATCCCGCGGCCGCCGTCTCCGCGGGCTCGGCCTCGGCCTGCCGCGTGCCCAGCAGCCGCGGCCCGAACACCAGCCCGGCCACCAGGACGACGAGGGCGGCCGCCAGCACCGCGACGGGCAGCGAGACATCCAGCGCCTCGCACCCGGACACGAACAGCGCGCCCAGAATCGCCCCCGCGCTCCAGGCCGCGTAGAACGACGACAGCACCACCGTGCCGTACCCGTGCTGGATGAAGACCGCCTGCATATTCGTGCTCGCGTCGACCACGCCGACCGCGACGCCGTACCCGCCCAGCGCGACCAACAGCACCGCGAGCTGGGGCGCCAGCGCGATCCCGACACCCGTGACCGCGATCAGCGCCAACCCGGCGCGCAGCGCGGTGCGGCTGGACCAGCGCAACGCCAGTCGTTCGGCCAGCACGCTGCCCGCCGCCGCCAGGACCGAGATCAGCACCGTCGCGAGCAGGATCCGGGTGTCGTCGAGCTCGAATCGGTCGCGCTGCTGCGGCAACTCGGTGAGGATCACCGCGAGAAAGAATCCCTGCAGTCCGAAGGCCACCGAGTTGGCCGTCCGCGCTCTCCGCACAATCGATACAGGAACGTATCCGGCGGCGTTCATGGGCGAAGCTTAGCCGTCTTGCGAAGACCGCGCAGCCCGTGGATCGGATGGCCGGAAGGCGCCGGTGGCGTTTTGGTGAATCGTGCTAATTCCGTGCCGAATTCGCACGTAACGACGGGTGGCGCCGGACGATGATCACGCTGGGCTCCCGGTTGGGTAACGAAAATAGTCACGTTCGTGTGAAGGGGGCTGGCAATTGCGGCAATCTGGAAGGAGCGGGTCGACTCCGGTCCGCTGGGTGTAGGGGAAGTGGTCGCGTGGACACGAGGGAACTGAGCGAGATCGAGCGCGGGCCTACTGCGGTGCTGTCCTCTGCGGAGCCGGCGAATCTACCGGTGGTGGAACCGAATCCGCGAGGACATCGGACAGGGGAGCGGTGCCGCGAGGCGGGGTGTGGGGACTGTCATTGGGATGTGCAGCGGCTCAAATACTGGCTGCGCGGGCGGCTGCTGGCGTCGGGTGCCGACGACGCCGAGGTGGACAAGGCGCTGGGGGCGCAGACCCCGTCGGTGCTGTGGCGCCGCGGCAACCGGCTGTGCGCGATCGAGGTACGCAGCGCGCCGGTCTCGCTGGCACACGCGGCCGAGCGGACGGCCCGGCTGCGCGCCGTCGGTTGTGACGAGGTGCTGTGGCTGTGCCCGCCCGGGTACTGGGTGGGGCAGATGCCCGCGCTGGCCGTCGACGACTTCGCACCGGAGGGGTGCGATTACCGGGTGGTCGCGGGCCTGGTCGAGGCGGGCCGGTCGGGAGTGGTGGTACCGCGGGAGAGACCCTGGGCGGTAAGGGAATTCATCGAACAGTGGGTGGCCGGGGAACTGGCCTGGGGATACCGCGACGAGAGTACGGGAGGATGGGCGACGGTGACCGACTGGGAGGAGCACACGCGCGCACAGGCGTTGGTCATCGCACAGCAGCGCCGCGAGCTGATGAATCAGCGCACCGCACTGGCCTTGGCGCGCAAGGCGACCCGCGACAAGGCCAAACAGGTGCACAAGCTGATGCACCGGCTGGAGCGCGCCGAGGAGACCGCCGACGAACTGGACGCCACCCGCCGCCGCCTGGTCGACCACAACCGCGTGGACGCCACCCTGCGCGTCACCATCGCCAAACAGCGCGAGGCCCTCCTCCACTGGCAACTGATCACCTGCTTCGCCATGCTGATCATCGTCACCTTCATCGTGGCGGGCCTGATGCTCCGCTGACCGCACCCGGCAGCGAAACGGGGGCGCTGACCGCGTCCGGCAGGGAGGCGGGGGCGCTGACCGCGTCCGGCAGGGAGGCGGGGGCGCTGACCGCGTCCGGCAGGGAGGCGGGGGCGCTGACCGCGTCCGGCAGGGAGGCGGGGGCGCTGACCGCGTCCGGCAGGGAGGCGGGGGCGCTGACCGCGTCCGGCAGGGAGGCGGGGGCGCTGACCGCGTCCGGCAGGGAGGCGGGGGCGCTGACCGCGTCCGGCAGGGAGGCGGGGGCGCTGACCGCGTCCGGCAGGGAGGCGGGGGCGCTGACCGCGCCCGGCAGCGAGGCCGGGGCGCTAATCCCGCGCCCCGCCGAGCGGCGAGTTCTTAGGTCAGCACCCGCCCCGCGACGACGGCGCTCGCTGTGCCGAGGGCCGTGCTGCCCGCGACGATCGTCCAGGCCATCGGACCGAGTGGGACACAGCCGAAGAAGCGGCTCACGCCCGGCGTCATGATCACCCCGGCGAGCAGTAGCCAGCTGCCCGCGACCGTCGTCCACACCAGGGGGCTGCGGTGGCCGATCACCAGTGTCTGGCCGAGTTGCGTGCCGATCAGCGCCGCCAGCGCCATGGTCTCGGCGCGGCGGCGGCGGCCGGTGGCCCGGCCCGCCAGCCAGGCGGTCCCGGCGCCGACGGCCGTGCAGGTGCCGCGCACCGCGACCGAACGCAGGAACGCCCCACCCAGCTCCGCCTGCTCCTCCAGCACGGGTGCGCCGGAATCGGTGGTCTCGCCCCGGCCGCGCGACAACGCGACCGCCATGGCCGGGCCCAGGTCGGTGAGCAGGTTCACCACCAGGAACTGACGGGTGCCGATGGGTGCCTGCCCGGACAGCAGCGTGCCCAGCACGGTGAAGGTGACCTCACCGGCGTTGCCGCCGACCAGCACGCCGATCGCGTCGCGGACCCGCTGCCACATGCTGCGGCCCTCGGCCAGCGCGTGCAGCAGCACCGACGGATCGACGCCGTCCTCGGAGCGGGTGAGGATGAGGTCGGCGGCCTCGCGGGCGGCGACCGAACCGCGGGCGGCCAGCCCGATCCCGACGTCGGCGGTGCGGATGGCGGCCGCGTCGTTGCTGCCGTCGCCGACCATCGCGACCGTGTGCCGATGCCGCTGCAGCGCGGACACGATGCGCACCTTGTGTTCCGGCGAGACGCGGGCGAACACGGTGGCGTGCTCGATCAGCTCGGCGCGGCCGTCCTCGTCGAGCGCGTCGAGGTCGGCGCCGGTCGCGATGGTGTCGGCGGGGATGCCGAGCTGATCGGCGACGGCGCGGGCGGTCACGGGGTGGTCGCCGGTGATCATCCGGATGCCGATGCCGTTGTCGGTCAGCTCCCGGATCAACTCCCGCGTCTGCGGGCGCGGATGGTCGGCGATACCGACGAAACCGAGCAGGGTCAGCTGTTCGATCTCGCCGTCGACATCGTCGGGCGCGGAAGGGAAGTCGCGGCGCGCCACCACCAGCACCCGCAGTCCGCGTTCGGCCAGCCGGTGCACGGCGGCCTCCGCGTCGGCGCGGTCGGCCTCGGTGAAGGCCGAAACCCGGTGCCCGCCTTCGCTGTCGGCGCGCAGCACCTGCTCGCAGCGCGGTAGCAGCACCTCGGGGGCGCCCTTCACCGCCAGCCGGATGTGATGTGCGGTGTGGCCGACGGCCGCCGCGTAGCCGCGGAAACTCTCGAACGGCACCTCCTCGATCGGATCCCACACGTGCGCGGCGCGAACACCCAGCTGGGCGTCGGCGGCCTCCACCACCGCGCGGTCGGTGGCGTGCACCGGCGGGCCGTCGCTCGATCCGGGACAGGCCCGCGCCGCCGCGCGCAGCAGTCGGCGAGATTGCGCGGAATCGCCGAATTGCCCTGCGCCCCATTGGTCGTCGAGATCGGCCAGCGCGACCAGCTGCAACCGGCCGTCGGTGAGTGTGCCGGTCTTGTCGAAACACACCGTGTCGACACGGCCGAGGGCCTCGATGGTGCGGCTGGAGCGCACCAGGACGCCGTGCCGGGACAGCCGCCGGGTCGCGGCCAGCTGCGCCACCGTGGACACCAGCGGCAGTCCCTCCGGGACGGCCGCGACCGCCACCGCCAGGCCGTCGGCGAGCGCGGGGCGCAGCGGCAGTCCGCGCAGGAAACTCGTTGCGGTGACGGTACTTCCGCCACCGAGCGTGAACGGCAGCACTCGCGCGGTGAGCGTCCGCAGATGCGCCTGCACGCCGCCGCTGGGTGGCGGTCCCGCCGCGGCCAGCGCCCGCCCCGCCTCGGTGCTGTCGCCCGCCGCGACCACCACAGCGCGGGCGGTGCCGCTGACGACCACGCCGCCCTCGAAGACCATGCAGGCCCGATCGCCCAGCGCCGCACCGGGAGTGGCGGCGGTGTGCTTCTCGACCGTCACCGATTCCCCGGTCAGG from Nocardia wallacei carries:
- a CDS encoding alpha/beta fold hydrolase translates to MRWTRAALLATSSLTVLLTVAACGAGPSQRPGVAVERPHEAGGGAPTTSAAPAPPALQSPKTDLSWRDCAVPTFNLLGLGAPPAGVILECAEYSTPIDAGGAILGTFRNGAVRARLQQTPADAAPLVLTSGSDRSSTATIAGLAAGPAAAVLAEHPIVAVDRRGMGSSQPIDCMTLETRRAVADNGQFAPGGGDPVDTMAKLSQDATIACQDFLQPYQGTFDAAHAADDIEQLRKQWQVDTIALLGTGNGARVGMTYAAKYGDHLSRLVLDSPEAVNADAVGRAEHQVKGEEAALTGFAQRCAAIGCALGANPRAAVTDLVNRAAAGQLGDLSAGVLLTTISGFLGDPRADQAGHITELADALAAAGRGDRGALDNLALRESAAVESDGQFVARCSDNQQPATPTRAKDLVTAWGGQYPVFGKAAATRLMACSAWPVPSPPQLPEKYTGPVLVLGAAADPVVGGDGRPAVTGVLGAAGARTASVEWQGWGHPVFTHTGCAQRYINEYAKDAKLPQDGTACPA
- a CDS encoding pyrimidine reductase family protein — protein: MQRAPNAIQFTALTKDDLVRLYAYPARLRFPWIRINFVSSLDGAVTVDGRSGALGTSSDHDVFMLLRDLADVILVGAGTVRAENYAGARTDTHRRIRLYQHGLGGARDGAPPPIAVVSASAALDPACRLFTDTKRAPLVFTTAAAPAQRKRLLAEAGAEVIEAGDTTVTGADLRAALAARGLLRVLCEGGPSLFGELISAGAADELCLTLSPLLVGGTAARIAVSPNALPTPMALRQVLVDDDGTLLTRWERAATQG
- the zapE gene encoding cell division protein ZapE; translation: MQQRLADRHPEVPADQLIAQMVPPPTFDEVSFASYIPDPKEPTQAAAVQKAEQFAGKVAKIHAAAGKKTLFGKKKQVDGAGLYLDGGFGVGKTHLLASIYHASPAPKSFGTFGEVTNLVGALGFTNAVERLAGNSVLCIDEFELDDPGDTMLVSRLLTELTARGVSVAATSNTLPDQLGEGRFAAQDFLREIRKLGSLFDAVRVDGPDYRHRDLPPAPEPTAPDRLIEKAAATSGSTLDDFDELLAHLSTLHPSRYGALVSGVSAVFVSNVHTVTDQAVALRVVVLADRLYDAGIPVTVSGVKLDRIFSEEMLGGGYRKKYLRAISRLLALSRFEVPA
- a CDS encoding tyrosine-protein phosphatase; translated protein: MVRRSTRGTAALAVAATLAFGPVAGTAPAADPPAATASVLDGTADRALALQGVQNARDLGGYRTADGRTVATGLVFRSGELSKATDADLAVLTDKGVRVDADLRTTFERALAPDRVPAGATQQIVDMIGQAPPQVLATTLTAGPDLYRAFVTAPGANEAVAAVLRDVIDTRDGAVLFHCTAGKDRTGWAAAVLLTLLGVDRDTVNYDYLLSNHYRNADPGDSLNGVVLPALDAAFDQVDQSYGGFDDYVRDGLKLTDDDIAALRAKMLS
- a CDS encoding spirocyclase AveC family protein, translating into MADYDAGQQCHGTVGAFAGAPIESLSINVGTSCQWPLYEGLLWGGVQAGLCALRCARCGGEPQRIRRRGNGFGGQPGDPLLGIADAHDRPVPAPARPERAVPEHRQR
- a CDS encoding ATP-binding cassette domain-containing protein, coding for MPELRIEPGDRLVVTGPNGAGKTTLMRLLAGESAPDAGTVTVRGRVGHLRQQQTPWPESWTVLRAYAESRDGHPDEYAEELLSLGLFRPGELGLRIGELSYGQRRRIELARLVSEPADLLLLDEPTNHLSPALVEELEQALAGYTGALVVVTHDRRLRAGLPGTRITVCDGVVQSSLRMT
- a CDS encoding GNAT family N-acetyltransferase produces the protein MPVIVDRAGLWDAEALSDVAAATFPLACPPELAPEDIDTFIARILSGDRFGDYLSDPGRTVLKAVAGGAIVGYAMLVAGPPAEPEMAAAMGESMIEINKLYVLPDHHGAGVSTALMQAAVDDARRGGYAGVWLGVNQNNQRAQRFYAKHGFRTVGTKTTAVGTQLCQDYVMRREL
- a CDS encoding MFS transporter; its protein translation is MNAAGYVPVSIVRRARTANSVAFGLQGFFLAVILTELPQQRDRFELDDTRILLATVLISVLAAAGSVLAERLALRWSSRTALRAGLALIAVTGVGIALAPQLAVLLVALGGYGVAVGVVDASTNMQAVFIQHGYGTVVLSSFYAAWSAGAILGALFVSGCEALDVSLPVAVLAAALVVLVAGLVFGPRLLGTRQAEAEPAETAAAGSVPLRAYLAIGVAMALVFAVDLAVGNWSALYLRDELRSSSATAALALAAYQGASLAGRLTGDLWVRRFGPRAVVRVAAAIGTAGLALVVLAPDPVVAIAGFLVAGIGLPVIAPLCFSEAGRLTGGRGLDALIARLNLFNYAGTLFGGGVVGGVADATSHRIAYLLPLLFAAALIVSARFFQPRPRAGKPSAPATGRAVLEE